In Micromonospora ferruginea, the sequence GGGGTGAGCCCCGCCGGCGGCTCCGGGTCGCGCCGCTCGGGCCGGGCGGTGGCACCGGCGGTCAGCACGGTGCCCACCCAGGCGTAGGTCCGGGTCAGGTGGTGGGCGAGGTCGGTGACCGTCCAGCCGGGACAGGACAGCACCGGTGTCTCGGGAGGCGCCTCCGTGACGGCCGCGGCGAAGGCAGGGCCTTCCGTCCGCAGCGCGCCGATCCAGAAGTCCTTCGTGTGGTGCAGTCTGCTCATCGCCATCCTCCCGGGGGTGACCGGGCCACCAGTGGGTGCCGCGGCTGGCCCTCAGCCTAGGGTGAAAGGCGTGTCAGACGTCTACGCCGAACCGACGACCGCCGCCGGACCGACCGATCCGGGCACCCTGGCGCGCTACACCACCCTACGCCTCGGCGGCCCCGCCGGCCGGCTCGAGATCGCCGAGGACGCCGCCGCGATCGTCCGCACCGTGCGGGAGGCGGAGGCCCGCGAGCAGGCCGTGCTGGTGCTGGCCGGCGGCAGCAACGTGGTGATCGGCGACCAGGGCTTCCCGGGCACCGTCGTGCTCGTCCGCTCCCGGGGCTTCGAGGTCGTCGACTCCGACGACCTCACCGTCACCGTACGGGTGGCCGCCGGCGAGCCCTGGGACGACCTCGTCGCCGCCACCGTCGAGCGCGGCTGGGCGGGACTGGAGTGCCTCTCCGGCATCCCCGGCTCGGCCGGTGCCACGCCGATCCAGAACGTCGGCGCGTACGGCCAGGAGGTGGCCGAGACGATCGTCGCCGTCGAGGCGTACGACCGCACCCACGGCGAGGTGGTCCGGATCCCGGCGGCGGACTGCGGTTTCGCCTACCGGGGCAGCATCTTCAAGTACAGCGACCGCTGGGTGGTGCTCTCGGTCGACTTCCGGCTCACCCGCTCGCCGCTCTCCGGCCCGGTCCGCTACGCCGAACTGGCCCGCGCGCTCGGCGTCGAGGTCGGCGACCGGGTGCCGCTGGCCGACGCCCGGGCCACCGTGCGCCGGCTGCGCGCCGGCAAGGGCATGGTGCTCGACGCGGCCGACCCGGACACCTGGTCGGTGGGCTCCTTCTTCACCAACCCGGTGCTCGACCGCGAGGCGTACGAGCTGCTCCGGGAGCGCGCCGCCGACCTGGGCGAGCCGCCGCACTGGCCGGGCGCGGGCGACGTGGTGAAGGTCAGCGCGGCCTGGCTGATCGACAAGGCCGGCTTCGGCAAGGGCTACGCCGGCCCGGAGGGCGTGGCCATCTCGACCAAGCACACGCTGGCGCTCACCAACCGGTCCGGCACGGCCAGCACCGCCGCCCTGGTGGCCCTGGCCCGGGAGATCCGCGATGGGGTGCACGCCCGGTTCGGCGTCCCCCTGCACCCCGAGCCGGTCCTGGTCAACTGCACCATCTGACCGGTTCCGCCCCGGCCGCCTCTCCTGGTCGGCCTAGGGTGTCGGGCGCTTGTCGCTCCGCTTGGTGCTGCCCGTGCGCCGATCATGCTCCGCTTCGCGCCGCTCATGCTCTGGTCCGTGTCGGCCGAGCCCGGCCACGTGCTGACCGGCCCGGCCACGTGCTGACCGGCCCGGCCACGTGCTGACCGGCCTGGCCACGTGTTGACCGGCCTGGCTGCGTGCCGGCCGGCCTGGCCGCCTGCCGATCCTGCACGATCTCGTCATTCAAACGCCGAACGGGGTGTTTCGCCTCCACCCGGCGCCGACGGCTCCTGCCCGCGCCACAGGTTGCCGGGGACCCGCCCCCGCGCGGCGCTCTGAAAGCTAGCCACCAACCCGGGCTTGCCGAAATTTGAGATCGACCTTCCGAATTGTGGGAAGCATGGAGATCTTGGAACGAAAAGGCCCTCATGGGGGCCGCCCGGTACCAAGATCTCGACCCTGGCGTCGCAACCCGCAGCGATCATGGAGTTATGGCACCTCCCAAAACTTCCAAAGGCCGCATCCTGGGCGCCACAACTCCATGATCGGCGAGGCGGGGCGAGGCGAGGCACGGCACGGCGAGGTGCGGCACGGCACGGCGCGGTGCGGCACGGCGAGGTGCGGTACGGCGAGGCGCGGCACGGCGCGGCACGGGCGGTGATGGCGGAGTCGAGGAACTTGGCGGGAGGCACGGCGAGGCACGGCACGGCGAGGTGGAGCAGGGCAGGGCAGGTCAGGGCAGGTCAGGGCAGGGCAGGAGCGAGGGGCGGGTGGAGCGGGACGGGGCAGGGCGAGGCGGAGAGAAGGCGGGGCAGGACCAGGGCAGGGCTGATCGAGGCGAGGCGGGGGCGAGGCGGGCCGGGGCAAGGCAGGGCGGGGCGGGCCGGGACCAGGGCGAGGCGGGGCGGGCCGGGACCAGGGCGAGGCGGGGCGGGCCGGGACCAGGGCTGGGCGGGTCGGGGCGGGCCGGGACCAGGGCTGGGTGAGGCGGGGGCGAGGCGGGCCGGGACCAGGGCTGGGCGAGGTCGGGCGGGACCGGGGAGGGTAGGGCCGGGAAAGACGGGTCAGGTGGGGGCTACGGCGGGCCAGGGAGGGTCAGGTAGCCGTGCCGCCAGGCGGCCGGGCGGTCCTGGACGGGCCAGCCCGACTCCCTCAGCGCCGCCACCGCGCGCACCCAGCGCTGGCGGGGCCCGAACGGGGCGTAGCCGGCGGCCGAGCGCCAGGCGTGCTCCAGCGCGTCGAGCAGGTCGTGTACGCGTTCACCGGGGACGTTGCGGTGGATCAGCGCCTTCGGCAGCCGTTCGGCGAGCGTGGCCGGGCTCGCCAGGGTGGTCAGCTTCGCGGCCAGGGTGAGCGTGCGCGGGCCGGTGGCGTCCAGCAGCACCCAGGCGCCCAGTCGGCCCAGCTCGTCGCAGGTGCCTTCGACCAGCAGCCCGCCGGGCGCGAGCCGGCCGGTGATCGTGCGCCAGGCGTCGGCGACCTCGCTCTCGTCGTACTGGCGCAGCACGTTGAACGCCCGGACCAGGGCGGGACGCAGCCCGGCCAGTTCGAAGCCGCCCCGGGCGAACGTGAGCCCGGGTGGGTCGGCGGCGGGCCGGGCGGCGGCCACGCGTACCGGATCGATCTCCAGCCCGACCACACGGACGTCGGCGCGGACCCCGGCCGCGAGGCGGGCCCGCAGCTCGACCGGGGTGACCGGGGTGGCGCCGTACCCCAGGTCCACCACGAGCGGGTCGGCGGCGGCGCGGAGCGCGTCGCCGCAGGCCCCGACGATCCAGTTGTCCACCCGCCGGAGCCGGTTGGGATTGGTGGTGCCCCGGGTGACGACCCCGAGCGGGCGTTCCATCAGAACCTCCCGGTTCGCGACTGCCGGGCTCGCAAGACCGGCTCACTCCTCGCGCTTCACGCTAGTTCCGGTGCACCTTGTGCTGGGCGGCCTGGGCCAGCGGGCGGACCACGAGCTGGTCGACGTTGACGTGGTGCGGGCGGGTGGCGCACCAGGCCACGCAGTCGGCCACGTCGTCGGCGACGAGCGGTTCGGCGACCCCGGCGTAGACGGCGGCGGCCCGGTCCGCGTCGCCGTCGAAGCGGACCAGCCCGAACTCCTCGGTCTTCACCATGCCGGGGTCGATCTCGATCACCCGGATCGGCCGGCCGGACAGCTCCAGCCGGAGCGTGCCGGCGATCGCGGTCTGCGCGTGCTTGGCCGCCGTGTAGCCGCCGCCGCCCTCGTAGACCACGTGCCCGGCGGTCGAGCTGACGATCACGACGGTGCCGGCGCCGGAGCGCTCCAGCGCGGGGAGCAGCGCCTTGGTGACCCGCAGCGTGCCGAGCACGTTGACGTCGTACATCCACTGCCAGTCGCCGACGTCGGCGGTCTCCACCGGGTCCAGGCCGCGGGCGCCGCCGGCGTTGTTGACCAGCAGGGTGACCGGGCCGGGCGCGGTGTCCGCCGTGGCGGCCAGGCCGGCGACCGACTCGTCCGAGGTCACGTCGCAGGCGACCGCGGTGGCGGCGCCGCCGGCCGCCTCGATCTCGGCGACCAGCGCGGCCAACCGGTCGGTACGCCGGGCCGCGGCGAGCACGTGGAACCCCTCGGCGGCCAGCCGGCGGGCGGTGGCCGCGCCGATCCCGCTGGACGCTCCGGTGACGATGGCGACTGAGGTCATCCCGCCATTGTCTCCCGCCACCCCGCACCCCGCGGCGATGAGGTCCGTCACGCCCGGGAACCCGCCGCAGGCATTTCCGAACCCCGATGGGGAAGATGACATCCGGCGTTCGGGTTGACCCGAGAGGCGCCGGTCGTGCGGGACGGCATCAACCGTGACAGAGGGAGCGGACGTGGCGGATGTGCACACCGGTGTCGGTCGTCAGCGAGGTAGCCTGCCGTGGCCCCGGCCACGCCGCATCGCCACCCTGTCGGTGCACACCTCGCCGCTGCACCAGCCCGGCACGGGCGACGCGGGCGGCATGAACGTCTACATCCTGGAGGTCGCCCGGCGGCTCGCCGAGGCCGACGTCGAGGTGGAGATCTTCACCCGGGCCACCTCCGGCGACCTGCCCCCGGTGGTCGAGATGGCGCCCGGGGTCACCGTCCGGCACGTCACCGCCGGTCCGCTGGAGGGGCTGACGAAGGAGGAGCTGCCCGGTCAGCTCTGCGCCTTCACCGCCGGCGTGCTGCGCGCCGAGGCGGCCCGCCCGCCCGGCCACTACGACCTGATCCACTCGCACTACTGGCTCTCCGGGCAGGTCGGCTGGCTGGCCAAGGAGCGCTGGGGGGTGCCGCTGGTGCACACCGCGCACACCCTGGCCAAGGTCAAGAACGCCCGGCTCGCCGTCGGGGACCGGCCGGAGCCGAAGGCCCGGGTGATCGGCGAGGAGCAGGTGGTCGCCGAGGCCGACCGGCTGGTCGCCAACACCCGGGTGGAGGCCCGGGACCTGCTCGACCGGTACGCCGCCGACCCCGGTCGGGTGGCCGTGGTGGAGCCCGGCGTGGACCTGGACCGGTTCCGTCCCGCCCCCGGTGACCGGGAGTCCGCGGCCCGGGCCGCCCGTCGCCGCCTCGGCCTGCCGGCGCACGGCTACGTGGTCGCGTTCGTCGGCCGCATCCAGCCGCTCAAGGCCCCGGACGTGCTGGTCCGCGCGGTCGCCGCGCTGCGGGAGCGGGACCCGGTGCTGGCCGACGAGCTGACCGTGGTGATCTGCGGCGGTCCGAGCGGCAGCGGGCTGGACCGGCCCAGCGCGTTGATCGAGCTGGCCCGCTCGCTCGGCGTGGCCGACCGGGTCCGGTTCCTCCCGCCGCAGACCGGGGAGGACCTGCCCGCCCTCTACCGCGCCGCCGACCTGGTCGCGGTGCCCTCGCACAACGAGTCGTTCGGGTTGGTCGCGCTCGAGGCGCAGGCCTGCGGCACGCCGGTGCTCGCCGCCGCGGTGGGCGGGCTGGTGACCGCCGTACGCGACGGGATCAGCGGGGTGCTCATCGACGGGCACGACCCGGTCGACTGGGCGCGGGCGCTGGCCGGCCTGCTTCCGGAGCGGATGCGCCGGGCGGCGCTGGCCGTCGGGGCCGAGCGGCACGCCCGCGACTTCTCCTGGCACCGTACGGTCTCTGGGCTGCTCGCGGTCTACGGGAACGCGATCACCGAGCACCGGGCCCGGCTGGCCGGCCGGCTCGGCGACCCGGCGCTCGCCTGCTCCTGGTGACGCGCCGCCGCCCGGCGGTCGTCGGCGGGCGACCGTAGAGTGGGTCCGATGAGCCGCACGAGTGAGGTCGCCGCGCTGATCGAGGCCGTCTGCGCGGAGCGCGAGCTGGAGTGGGAGTCCACCGGCGAGGCGTCGTACGCGGTGACCCTGCCGGGCACGCACAAGCTCAAGACGATCTGCAACCTGATCGTCGGCGAGCACGCGTTGCGGATCGAGGCGTTCGTGATGCGCCAGCCCGACGAGCGCCGCGAGGAGCTGTGGGCCTGGCTGCTGCAACGCAACGCCCGGATGTACGGCGTCTCGTTCTCCATCGACGCCACCGGCGACGTCTACCTGACCGGCCGGGTCAACCTGGCCGGGCTCGACGCCGACGAGTTGGACCGCCTGTTCGGCTCCGTGCTGACCTACGCCGACGAGTCGTTCGACAGCATGTTGGAGATCGGCTTCGGCACCGCCATCCGCCGGGAGTGGGAGTGGCGGGTGAAGCGGGGCGAGTCGACCGCCAACCTGGCCGCGTTCGCGCACCTCTTCGAGCCTTCGGCGCCGGCCGGCTCGACCGCCGGAGGTTCGGAGCCCGCCTGACGGGTATGCCGCACCGCGCGGTGCGGAGCACTGGGACCCACCGCGGGCCGAGGACGGACTGTCGAGGAGCGTGTCCCATGGCTCAGCGCAACAGCTCAGGTCGCGGCACGACTGCGACCCGGACGAAGCGGCAAACCGGTAACCAGACCCCGAACACCCCAACGGTGTCGGAGTCCCAGATCTCCCGGATGAAGGTCGACGACATCCGGGGCCAACTGCGCCGGCGCGGCGTCGCCGGGATCTCCGCGCTGCGTAAGCCGGAGCTGGTGAAGACGCTCGCGCGCACGATGCGCGCGGAGGGGCGCGGTGGCGCCGCGCGGCGCAGCACCGGCCCGGCCGGCCGGCCGTCGGCCAGCCGCGGGTCCGCCGCGAAGAAGACCACGGCGGCGCGGCGGAGGCCGGCCAAGTCCGCGCCGGCCGCGCGCGCCACCGGCGCCCGGGCCACGGCGATGGGTACGCGCAAGGCGGCGCCCGCCCGGGCGAGGACCGCGTCGTCGCGGGCC encodes:
- a CDS encoding UDP-N-acetylmuramate dehydrogenase, producing the protein MSDVYAEPTTAAGPTDPGTLARYTTLRLGGPAGRLEIAEDAAAIVRTVREAEAREQAVLVLAGGSNVVIGDQGFPGTVVLVRSRGFEVVDSDDLTVTVRVAAGEPWDDLVAATVERGWAGLECLSGIPGSAGATPIQNVGAYGQEVAETIVAVEAYDRTHGEVVRIPAADCGFAYRGSIFKYSDRWVVLSVDFRLTRSPLSGPVRYAELARALGVEVGDRVPLADARATVRRLRAGKGMVLDAADPDTWSVGSFFTNPVLDREAYELLRERAADLGEPPHWPGAGDVVKVSAAWLIDKAGFGKGYAGPEGVAISTKHTLALTNRSGTASTAALVALAREIRDGVHARFGVPLHPEPVLVNCTI
- a CDS encoding SDR family NAD(P)-dependent oxidoreductase, with translation MTSVAIVTGASSGIGAATARRLAAEGFHVLAAARRTDRLAALVAEIEAAGGAATAVACDVTSDESVAGLAATADTAPGPVTLLVNNAGGARGLDPVETADVGDWQWMYDVNVLGTLRVTKALLPALERSGAGTVVIVSSTAGHVVYEGGGGYTAAKHAQTAIAGTLRLELSGRPIRVIEIDPGMVKTEEFGLVRFDGDADRAAAVYAGVAEPLVADDVADCVAWCATRPHHVNVDQLVVRPLAQAAQHKVHRN
- the mshA gene encoding D-inositol-3-phosphate glycosyltransferase; protein product: MADVHTGVGRQRGSLPWPRPRRIATLSVHTSPLHQPGTGDAGGMNVYILEVARRLAEADVEVEIFTRATSGDLPPVVEMAPGVTVRHVTAGPLEGLTKEELPGQLCAFTAGVLRAEAARPPGHYDLIHSHYWLSGQVGWLAKERWGVPLVHTAHTLAKVKNARLAVGDRPEPKARVIGEEQVVAEADRLVANTRVEARDLLDRYAADPGRVAVVEPGVDLDRFRPAPGDRESAARAARRRLGLPAHGYVVAFVGRIQPLKAPDVLVRAVAALRERDPVLADELTVVICGGPSGSGLDRPSALIELARSLGVADRVRFLPPQTGEDLPALYRAADLVAVPSHNESFGLVALEAQACGTPVLAAAVGGLVTAVRDGISGVLIDGHDPVDWARALAGLLPERMRRAALAVGAERHARDFSWHRTVSGLLAVYGNAITEHRARLAGRLGDPALACSW
- a CDS encoding YbjN domain-containing protein, encoding MSRTSEVAALIEAVCAERELEWESTGEASYAVTLPGTHKLKTICNLIVGEHALRIEAFVMRQPDERREELWAWLLQRNARMYGVSFSIDATGDVYLTGRVNLAGLDADELDRLFGSVLTYADESFDSMLEIGFGTAIRREWEWRVKRGESTANLAAFAHLFEPSAPAGSTAGGSEPA